A genomic region of Natronoarchaeum mannanilyticum contains the following coding sequences:
- a CDS encoding group I intron-associated PD-(D/E)XK endonuclease, protein MSRNTGHIDGEEAELAVAAHLVRQGCRVSYTHGLYKYDLVADKDDELLRVQVKKANQNNEKPWKYRLFTEQYQNGQVDIFAGYIVEEDEVFYVAFDEVGENNFRLNTKDRAELSDHNASQANLLEDYTFERAFRECMTDTETEEQNETPSSEPVEGQ, encoded by the coding sequence ATGAGCCGTAATACGGGTCATATCGACGGTGAAGAGGCCGAACTCGCAGTCGCAGCCCATCTCGTCCGTCAAGGGTGTCGAGTGTCCTACACCCACGGGTTGTACAAATACGACCTTGTTGCTGACAAAGACGACGAACTCCTCCGAGTACAGGTCAAGAAAGCGAACCAGAACAACGAGAAACCCTGGAAATACCGCTTGTTCACGGAACAGTATCAGAACGGGCAGGTCGATATTTTTGCCGGGTATATCGTGGAGGAAGACGAAGTATTCTACGTGGCTTTCGATGAAGTCGGGGAAAACAATTTCCGGTTGAACACAAAAGACAGAGCAGAGTTAAGCGACCACAACGCGAGCCAGGCAAATCTCCTCGAGGACTACACGTTTGAACGAGCATTTCGCGAATGTATGACTGATACAGAGACGGAAGAACAGAACGAGACACCGTCATCTGAGCCAGTAGAGGGGCAATGA
- a CDS encoding helicase-related protein, translating into MNSFDPGDAIHLNGTPAEIIKTYSVGDLEYLRAYVEDEGVKTVCIDDVEIEPKQDQLGELDSTSADQLHPDHETVSAEWFDLRSQALQLQIAHEQGQLLSISNSLVRLEPYQLDAVNWVMQKLRQRALIADDVGLGKTIEAGLILKELTARNRADRVLFVVPAHLQKKWIRDMDRFFDIDLTPADRQWVEGERRRLGEEANIWDQDHQRMVTSQAFLRQDEFQPALEEAFWDVVVVDEAHKAAKRGESPSKTSKMVERVAGNSDSLLLLSATPHDGKGEAFRSLVEYIDPFLVAEDQDLSKEAVDRVMIRRGKQTLYDDDGERIFPDREVNTVPVEMTHEEQQFYRAVTDYVQNVYNRSEKLNEPAVGFAMALMQKRLVSSIGAIQATLSRRLGDLVDEQSTSTSLSEEASAYLDGEDLDEENKQRAEEELSALTVTESDAQLEEEIETLRDLVSLAEGISVDSKAQKVRRYIQQLLEEQPDEKLLLFTEYRDTLDYLLDLVKDEPWADEILVIHGDVDKEERARIEDEFNHGQSRLLFATDAASEGIDLQHSCHIMVNYELPWNPNRLEQRIGRLHRYGQDKEVKVWNFSFEDTREGEIFEMLQNKVENIRGKLGNTADVLGMLDDINVDSLIMESIQNEEPASATKEELEELIDERQRTLEEWYERSLIDTSTFDQESREKIQEVMDESEDVYGTEADIHEFVERGVEALGGDVEKAGSNLYRAELPASLRQGTDEEYGPFTFSRDFAMDYDGIDYVSPDDELVQRLMQYVLDSEQGDAGLKLLPFVDEPGITYNYRVKFEDGTGEVIREEMIPVYVDAHHQDPRQRLGQRVVQGDSVKGSPDADRVRSLIQSQDQLRAAADRYISQRVASLREELHQRRREETQQELDDLEEYAETERQRIEEFIEDYERKAEAGSNMDIAIRGQRERLNKLEQRIEDRRKELERKAQVISLAPDVENLCLALPV; encoded by the coding sequence ATGAATTCGTTCGACCCTGGCGACGCGATACACCTGAACGGTACCCCGGCTGAGATCATCAAGACATACTCCGTCGGCGATCTCGAGTATCTCCGAGCGTACGTCGAAGACGAAGGCGTGAAAACCGTCTGTATCGACGACGTCGAGATCGAACCGAAGCAAGATCAACTTGGCGAGCTAGATTCAACTTCTGCCGATCAACTGCATCCGGACCACGAGACCGTTTCTGCCGAGTGGTTCGACCTCCGCTCGCAAGCGCTCCAGCTACAGATCGCCCATGAGCAGGGACAGCTGCTGAGCATCTCGAATTCGCTGGTTCGTCTCGAACCCTACCAACTCGATGCCGTCAACTGGGTGATGCAGAAGCTCCGCCAGCGTGCGCTCATCGCTGACGACGTCGGCCTCGGGAAAACCATCGAAGCCGGACTCATCCTCAAAGAACTCACTGCTCGAAACCGTGCCGATCGCGTCCTGTTCGTCGTTCCCGCACATCTCCAAAAGAAATGGATTCGGGACATGGACCGATTCTTCGACATCGATCTCACGCCAGCAGACCGGCAGTGGGTCGAAGGAGAACGTCGCCGGCTGGGCGAGGAAGCTAACATCTGGGATCAGGATCACCAACGGATGGTCACCAGTCAGGCGTTCCTCCGTCAAGACGAGTTCCAGCCCGCCCTCGAGGAAGCATTTTGGGACGTAGTGGTGGTCGACGAGGCACACAAAGCCGCTAAGCGGGGTGAGTCGCCAAGCAAGACGTCGAAGATGGTAGAACGGGTTGCTGGCAACTCCGACTCGCTTCTCCTGCTTAGCGCGACGCCTCACGACGGCAAGGGCGAAGCCTTCCGCTCGCTCGTCGAATACATCGATCCGTTCCTCGTCGCCGAGGATCAGGACCTCTCGAAGGAAGCCGTCGACCGCGTAATGATCCGCCGCGGGAAGCAGACACTGTACGACGATGACGGCGAGCGCATTTTCCCTGATCGTGAGGTCAACACTGTTCCCGTGGAAATGACTCATGAGGAACAGCAGTTCTATCGCGCTGTCACGGACTACGTGCAGAACGTCTACAATCGGTCTGAGAAACTGAACGAGCCCGCGGTCGGGTTCGCGATGGCACTCATGCAAAAGCGTCTCGTCAGTAGTATCGGCGCCATCCAAGCGACCCTGAGTCGTCGCTTGGGCGATCTAGTTGATGAGCAGTCGACCTCCACCAGTCTGTCGGAGGAAGCGTCCGCATACCTCGACGGCGAAGACCTTGACGAAGAGAATAAACAACGAGCCGAAGAGGAACTCTCTGCGCTGACCGTCACTGAGAGCGACGCGCAACTCGAGGAAGAGATCGAAACGCTTCGCGATCTCGTCTCGCTCGCCGAAGGTATCTCCGTCGACTCCAAGGCCCAGAAAGTACGTCGATACATCCAGCAACTCTTGGAGGAGCAACCTGACGAGAAGCTTCTCCTGTTCACCGAATACCGCGACACGCTCGATTATCTGCTCGACTTAGTCAAAGACGAACCCTGGGCTGACGAGATTCTCGTCATCCATGGTGACGTCGATAAGGAGGAACGGGCTCGCATCGAGGACGAGTTCAACCACGGACAGTCACGGTTACTCTTCGCGACGGACGCTGCAAGTGAGGGGATCGACCTCCAGCACAGCTGCCACATCATGGTGAACTACGAACTGCCGTGGAACCCGAACCGCCTCGAACAACGTATTGGCCGTCTTCACCGGTACGGACAGGACAAGGAGGTCAAGGTCTGGAACTTCTCGTTCGAGGATACCCGTGAGGGCGAGATTTTCGAGATGCTCCAGAACAAAGTCGAGAACATCCGGGGGAAACTCGGGAACACGGCCGATGTACTGGGGATGCTCGACGACATTAACGTCGACTCGCTCATCATGGAGTCCATCCAGAACGAGGAACCTGCAAGTGCCACAAAGGAGGAACTCGAAGAGTTGATCGATGAGCGGCAGCGCACACTCGAGGAGTGGTACGAGCGCAGCCTGATCGACACGAGTACGTTCGATCAGGAAAGCCGTGAGAAGATCCAGGAGGTAATGGACGAGTCTGAGGACGTCTATGGAACTGAAGCGGACATTCACGAGTTCGTTGAGCGTGGTGTTGAAGCACTTGGTGGCGATGTCGAGAAGGCTGGGAGCAATCTCTACAGAGCCGAACTACCCGCCTCTCTCCGACAAGGAACCGATGAGGAGTATGGCCCGTTCACGTTCAGTCGTGACTTCGCAATGGATTACGACGGTATCGACTACGTGTCTCCGGACGACGAGTTGGTCCAGCGACTTATGCAGTACGTACTGGATAGTGAGCAGGGCGATGCCGGTCTGAAACTTCTTCCGTTCGTCGACGAGCCAGGAATCACCTACAACTACCGTGTGAAGTTCGAGGACGGGACGGGAGAAGTCATTCGCGAAGAGATGATTCCGGTGTATGTCGATGCCCACCATCAGGATCCTCGACAACGACTGGGTCAACGTGTTGTTCAGGGAGATAGCGTCAAAGGATCGCCCGATGCAGACCGCGTGCGCTCTCTGATTCAGAGCCAGGACCAACTGCGAGCAGCAGCTGATCGCTACATCAGTCAGCGGGTCGCATCGCTGCGAGAGGAGCTACATCAACGCCGGCGAGAGGAGACTCAGCAAGAACTGGATGATCTGGAGGAGTACGCAGAAACTGAGCGCCAACGTATCGAGGAGTTCATCGAGGACTATGAACGCAAGGCTGAGGCCGGATCAAACATGGACATTGCCATTCGCGGTCAACGGGAGCGGCTCAACAAGCTCGAGCAGCGTATCGAAGATCGGCGCAAGGAATTGGAACGAAAAGCGCAGGTGATCTCGCTTGCTCCGGATGTTGAGAATCTCTGCCTTGCTCTTCCAGTTTAG
- a CDS encoding DUF7344 domain-containing protein: MTDTGSTDYELPFGMILSSQRRVNVARYLLEESPEPPVDVGDLAEGVAAIEVSKEPRQVTGKEKHRVYVSLIQSHLDPLHRQDVVRFDHDRNVVYPGANLRTFYAFAILLPGSNIQ; the protein is encoded by the coding sequence ATGACTGATACTGGGAGCACCGACTACGAGCTGCCGTTCGGTATGATCCTCAGTAGTCAACGACGGGTCAATGTTGCCCGCTATCTACTCGAGGAATCTCCCGAACCACCAGTAGATGTCGGTGATTTGGCCGAAGGAGTTGCAGCAATCGAAGTCAGCAAAGAACCACGTCAGGTCACTGGGAAAGAGAAGCATCGAGTCTACGTCTCGCTCATCCAAAGTCATCTTGACCCTCTCCACCGACAAGATGTTGTCCGATTCGACCACGACCGCAATGTCGTCTATCCAGGAGCAAATCTACGGACGTTCTACGCTTTCGCGATCTTGTTACCTGGTTCTAACATTCAGTAG
- a CDS encoding DUF262 domain-containing protein produces the protein MTQSWSISQAVDRLNHSILLPAIQREFVWGSDQIIRLFDSLMQGYPIGSFLVWHLNGEDANDEMKYQFIQHYIEDSVHPDEPEFEQMRHHNKKIREEDELELPSEQDLILDGQQRLTAFYIGLKGTFTEKRKYAQRKNPDAWNQKRLYLNLLSGDDGPVDDELGLEYEFAFKKPEPANSDGAYWYRVGKVLEIDPADDIMDIAEELDIEDEYRWTAGKTLKKLFDVVHNDDVIQYHEENTSDRERVLDIFIRMNDGGTPLSKSEILLSMATARWGEGDNALDAREQITTFVDNLNNRHSDKSFKFGIDFVLKALLMYGTETIPQYRIGNFSNENLDRMQEVWDGGNFQDSIKRALDLIVEFGLDDRSLTSHNALIPIAYYIYRHDPSLDWTSQTGLEMRRRIHYWLTSALLNGTFNSRPDEVLDDAREAINQTDGEFPLEEIHYKMRGRGKVVGFSEDVLDTLLEETTYRSQKSFLLLSLLHFGETVRRGIEYEQDHIFPRNQLDADKLVEEHGISRVRAEQYEEAKDRIANLQLLTDEENAQKQEMPFHEWITTRTEDYRERHCIPNDDELYQIDNFIEFLDQRETLIRDRITSTFEDFSGT, from the coding sequence ATGACGCAGTCTTGGAGCATTTCGCAGGCGGTCGATCGACTAAATCACTCCATTCTGTTGCCAGCGATTCAGCGTGAGTTCGTCTGGGGCTCTGACCAAATCATCAGACTCTTCGACTCACTGATGCAGGGGTATCCGATCGGCTCGTTCCTTGTCTGGCATCTTAATGGAGAGGACGCCAACGACGAGATGAAATACCAATTCATCCAGCACTACATCGAAGATAGCGTCCATCCTGATGAACCCGAGTTCGAGCAGATGAGACATCACAATAAGAAAATACGTGAAGAGGATGAGCTCGAACTCCCATCGGAACAGGATCTCATCCTAGACGGACAACAGCGTCTAACGGCGTTCTATATCGGACTCAAGGGCACATTCACGGAAAAGAGAAAATACGCTCAACGAAAGAACCCTGACGCGTGGAACCAGAAACGACTTTATTTGAATTTGCTCTCTGGCGATGACGGACCTGTGGATGACGAACTCGGTCTTGAATATGAGTTCGCATTCAAGAAACCGGAACCTGCGAACTCAGATGGAGCTTACTGGTACCGAGTTGGAAAGGTGCTTGAGATCGACCCTGCTGACGATATAATGGATATTGCTGAAGAGTTGGACATCGAAGACGAATACCGGTGGACAGCTGGGAAGACCCTGAAAAAGTTGTTTGACGTCGTTCACAACGATGACGTTATCCAGTACCACGAAGAGAATACCTCTGATCGGGAGCGTGTCCTAGACATCTTCATCCGGATGAATGATGGAGGTACGCCGCTGAGTAAGTCGGAAATTCTCCTCTCGATGGCAACTGCACGATGGGGAGAAGGCGATAATGCACTTGACGCACGTGAGCAGATCACAACGTTTGTAGACAACCTGAACAACCGGCATTCGGACAAGAGCTTCAAATTCGGCATCGATTTCGTTCTGAAGGCGCTTCTAATGTATGGGACGGAAACGATTCCACAGTATCGCATCGGGAACTTCTCGAACGAGAATCTCGATCGAATGCAGGAGGTATGGGATGGCGGTAACTTCCAAGACTCGATAAAACGAGCGCTGGACTTGATTGTCGAGTTCGGGCTTGACGATCGGAGTCTAACGAGTCATAATGCGCTCATCCCGATTGCCTATTATATCTATAGACATGACCCCTCTCTGGATTGGACCTCTCAGACTGGTTTGGAGATGCGTCGTCGGATTCACTATTGGCTGACGTCGGCGTTACTGAATGGAACGTTCAACTCACGTCCAGACGAGGTTTTAGACGATGCCAGAGAAGCTATCAATCAGACAGACGGTGAGTTCCCACTTGAAGAGATCCACTACAAAATGCGGGGAAGAGGGAAAGTTGTTGGATTCAGCGAAGACGTTCTAGATACGCTTCTCGAAGAGACAACGTACCGGTCACAGAAGTCGTTCCTGCTACTGTCGCTTCTCCACTTTGGCGAGACTGTTCGTCGCGGGATCGAATACGAGCAAGATCATATCTTCCCGCGAAACCAGCTAGATGCGGACAAGTTAGTTGAGGAACATGGAATCAGCCGAGTACGTGCCGAACAATATGAGGAGGCAAAAGATCGAATTGCAAACCTCCAGTTACTTACCGACGAAGAGAACGCGCAAAAGCAAGAAATGCCATTCCACGAGTGGATCACTACTCGAACCGAAGACTATCGAGAGCGGCATTGTATTCCGAACGACGACGAACTCTATCAGATAGATAATTTCATCGAGTTCCTCGATCAGCGTGAAACCTTGATCCGCGATCGAATCACAAGTACATTCGAGGACTTCTCTGGTACCTAA
- a CDS encoding resolvase, with protein MSDATTSKALAVIRRSQGDEDGASLRLQREQVPRLASDLADECDVVDLGVHTGFSILSRDKDDPRIDDNDEILNAIDRVRTGEYDHVVAWDDSRLARDDFFAEWRRAAASGSAEFAFVAGDVDVDSMEHGVRRTVETAIKREEIRKAREAVNDREQRSMWNSRPPVGLEFDDAREYLVASERFDTVVDALAMRADGVSYRSIADETGLSRGAIERWVNHVEDRARSCRDDGIARKLLNAAPDDAIDGYEGDDLSATSGGEAV; from the coding sequence ATGAGTGACGCCACCACCAGCAAGGCGCTCGCGGTCATTCGACGATCGCAAGGCGACGAGGATGGTGCCAGCCTTCGTCTCCAGCGCGAACAGGTACCTAGGCTCGCGAGCGATCTTGCTGACGAATGCGATGTCGTCGACCTAGGTGTCCACACCGGATTCAGCATACTCTCGCGAGACAAGGACGACCCGCGAATTGACGATAACGACGAGATCCTCAACGCGATCGATCGGGTGCGAACTGGAGAGTACGACCACGTTGTCGCTTGGGACGACTCCCGACTGGCCCGTGACGACTTTTTCGCGGAATGGCGGCGTGCAGCTGCTTCAGGCAGTGCCGAGTTCGCGTTCGTCGCTGGAGACGTTGATGTCGACAGTATGGAACACGGTGTTCGCCGTACGGTCGAGACTGCGATCAAGCGGGAGGAGATCAGGAAGGCTCGTGAGGCCGTGAACGACCGCGAACAGCGATCAATGTGGAACTCCCGGCCACCGGTTGGTCTCGAGTTCGACGACGCGCGCGAGTATCTGGTGGCAAGTGAGCGGTTCGACACTGTTGTGGATGCACTCGCGATGCGCGCCGACGGCGTGTCATATCGTTCGATCGCAGACGAGACCGGGCTCTCCCGCGGAGCGATTGAGCGGTGGGTCAACCACGTTGAGGACCGAGCACGGTCATGCCGGGATGACGGAATCGCACGTAAGCTCCTCAATGCCGCCCCGGACGATGCAATTGACGGCTATGAGGGAGATGACCTGTCCGCGACCAGTGGAGGAGAAGCAGTATGA
- a CDS encoding PadR family transcriptional regulator, producing MHDLTGFQRDLLYVIAGHDQPHGLAIKAELEDYYDQEIHHGRLYPNLDALVDKGLVEKGELDRRTNYYALTQRGQRELEARREWEHQYLKDMEILA from the coding sequence ATGCACGACTTGACCGGATTCCAGCGCGACCTGCTGTACGTGATCGCCGGCCACGACCAGCCACACGGGCTCGCAATCAAAGCCGAACTCGAGGACTACTACGACCAGGAGATTCACCATGGCCGACTGTACCCGAATCTCGATGCCCTGGTGGACAAGGGACTCGTCGAGAAAGGGGAGCTCGATCGGCGGACCAACTACTACGCACTGACGCAGCGCGGCCAGAGGGAACTCGAAGCCCGCCGTGAATGGGAACACCAGTACCTCAAAGACATGGAGATCCTGGCATAG
- a CDS encoding DUF7344 domain-containing protein, which produces MSYRPPLGGPGATGEQELGPGEASDIATDEIYATLADQNRRLILRYLQDAMGNAASRHQLAEHISERSSGPQNAEAVAIQLHHIHLPKLMDAGIVEYEAQAGSVQYTPLPTVETHLDYVDESDSR; this is translated from the coding sequence ATGAGCTACAGACCTCCTCTCGGCGGGCCCGGGGCAACGGGCGAGCAAGAACTTGGGCCGGGCGAAGCCAGCGACATCGCGACCGACGAAATCTACGCAACGTTGGCCGACCAGAATCGTCGGTTGATCCTTCGGTATCTACAGGACGCCATGGGGAACGCGGCATCCCGCCACCAGCTCGCCGAGCACATCAGTGAGCGAAGCTCAGGCCCGCAGAACGCCGAGGCTGTCGCAATCCAACTCCACCACATCCACCTCCCGAAACTCATGGACGCTGGGATCGTTGAGTACGAGGCCCAGGCTGGCAGTGTCCAGTATACTCCTCTCCCCACAGTCGAGACGCACCTCGACTACGTTGACGAGAGTGACAGCCGGTGA
- a CDS encoding HalOD1 output domain-containing protein has product MNDTTDERERSIIRQQFDPAETTPETAVVETVADLKDTDPQTLSPLYSTVDDILANVFADPPAPEAQVQITVTYEGYRITLSQDGAAEFVKVT; this is encoded by the coding sequence GTGAACGATACCACGGACGAACGCGAACGGAGTATCATTCGCCAGCAATTTGATCCCGCCGAAACCACGCCGGAAACGGCTGTCGTAGAAACCGTGGCTGACCTGAAGGATACGGACCCTCAGACACTGTCTCCCCTTTACTCGACGGTCGACGATATTCTTGCCAATGTGTTCGCTGATCCGCCAGCACCGGAAGCGCAGGTCCAGATCACAGTCACCTACGAGGGGTATCGGATTACGCTGTCACAGGACGGGGCCGCGGAGTTCGTAAAGGTCACATGA
- a CDS encoding DUF7344 domain-containing protein, whose translation MAGGPPNDDGKESAKEMDQEQAVATTNPLSLDATFDALADAERRTILHYLTDAADHEATVDELVSHITQQEASHTGELPSRDSIEMRLHHIHLPKLVEVGLVEYDTRTEQLRYWSDDRLETWLERARDEVQD comes from the coding sequence ATGGCTGGTGGGCCACCCAACGATGACGGGAAGGAGAGTGCCAAGGAAATGGACCAAGAGCAAGCGGTGGCCACTACTAACCCACTCTCACTTGACGCGACATTTGACGCCCTGGCAGACGCCGAGCGACGGACGATACTCCACTACCTTACTGACGCTGCGGATCACGAGGCCACGGTTGATGAACTTGTGAGCCACATCACACAGCAGGAGGCCAGTCATACGGGTGAACTGCCAAGCCGGGACAGCATCGAGATGCGACTCCACCACATTCACCTGCCGAAACTGGTCGAGGTTGGCCTCGTCGAGTACGATACCCGGACTGAGCAACTTCGATACTGGTCCGACGACCGACTCGAAACGTGGCTTGAACGAGCGCGTGACGAAGTTCAGGACTAA
- a CDS encoding HalOD1 output domain-containing protein, giving the protein MTPPDSDAYHVYHDWREADLSASIGVCLLEATDQELDNLGTPLYDVVNIEALETLLSPQDGNTGTVAQVRFTIDGHTVTVSSHEEIAHIIVHPGKTTLTEQLLS; this is encoded by the coding sequence ATGACGCCCCCGGACAGCGACGCATACCATGTGTACCACGACTGGAGAGAAGCCGACCTCAGCGCAAGCATTGGGGTTTGTCTCCTCGAAGCAACCGACCAAGAACTCGACAATCTTGGGACGCCACTGTATGACGTCGTCAACATCGAGGCGTTGGAGACGTTGCTCAGTCCCCAAGATGGAAACACGGGGACTGTCGCTCAGGTTCGCTTCACCATCGATGGTCACACAGTGACCGTCAGCAGCCACGAAGAGATCGCCCATATTATCGTCCACCCCGGCAAGACGACGCTCACCGAACAACTATTGTCTTAG
- a CDS encoding PadR family transcriptional regulator: MSLFKITAFQRDLLFIIASLDHPTGQDIKARFEDETATEVNRGNVYPNLDTLVENGFIKKESLDRRANCYLLTEKGVYCLHQRYEWEQEQLSNVQQNV; the protein is encoded by the coding sequence ATGAGCTTATTCAAGATAACGGCGTTTCAGCGTGATCTCCTGTTCATCATCGCCAGTTTAGACCATCCCACGGGACAAGACATTAAAGCGCGATTCGAGGATGAAACAGCAACCGAAGTAAACCGCGGGAATGTATACCCCAATCTCGATACTCTTGTTGAAAATGGATTTATCAAAAAAGAGAGCCTTGATCGCCGGGCAAACTGCTACCTCCTTACCGAGAAGGGAGTCTATTGTCTCCACCAGAGATATGAGTGGGAACAAGAACAGTTGAGCAATGTCCAGCAGAATGTATGA
- a CDS encoding tyrosine-type recombinase/integrase, producing MSKSDKRQPSSPQEPIQIAVDEAVEAYLTRRKTESNTTQGTVDTHRKRLNHLVEYCELEEIEYVSDLRGHDIEQYREWRRTEATEKVDVLAPKTLQEHMKTIRVFMRAMESMEYVTPGMADRVYVPEIEDEDETSDEILEYDRAEEILSHIAKAEGGKAEEVVWRLFVDSGLRLGSVHSIDVPDVHLDAEVPHIELRNRPEEGTNLKNRDDSERRVFITEETAEAIEQYLQYNHPKVTDDYGRMPLIGTSHGRANPSTIRGMVYKWTRPCELGETCPHGKQPSSCETAENRDKPSGCPSTRSPHDIRRGYITHVSSEGVPPRVLSDRVDAEPGTVKKYYNKNDDEEKMQARKELIERIMQDEEEVNY from the coding sequence ATGAGTAAGTCGGACAAGCGACAGCCATCAAGTCCTCAGGAGCCAATCCAGATCGCCGTCGACGAGGCCGTCGAAGCGTATCTCACCCGGCGCAAAACCGAGAGTAATACGACGCAAGGAACCGTCGATACTCATCGAAAGCGCCTGAACCACCTCGTGGAATACTGCGAACTCGAGGAAATCGAGTACGTCAGCGATCTCCGCGGGCACGACATCGAACAGTACCGCGAATGGCGACGGACCGAGGCTACCGAAAAGGTCGATGTGTTGGCTCCGAAGACGCTCCAAGAGCACATGAAGACGATTCGTGTCTTCATGCGCGCGATGGAGTCGATGGAGTACGTAACGCCAGGGATGGCCGATCGCGTGTACGTGCCGGAAATCGAAGACGAAGATGAGACGAGTGATGAGATCCTCGAGTATGACCGTGCAGAGGAGATCCTGAGCCACATCGCGAAAGCTGAAGGTGGAAAAGCAGAGGAGGTCGTCTGGCGACTGTTCGTGGATAGCGGTCTGAGACTCGGCAGCGTTCACTCGATCGACGTACCTGACGTTCATCTCGATGCAGAGGTGCCCCACATCGAGCTTCGAAACCGACCTGAAGAAGGAACGAACTTGAAAAATCGCGACGACTCTGAACGGCGCGTCTTCATTACGGAGGAAACCGCTGAAGCCATCGAACAGTATCTCCAGTACAATCATCCCAAGGTCACCGACGACTACGGTCGCATGCCGCTCATAGGGACGTCCCATGGTCGAGCAAATCCTTCGACCATCCGCGGGATGGTCTACAAATGGACACGGCCCTGTGAGCTCGGGGAAACGTGCCCTCACGGTAAGCAGCCCAGCTCCTGTGAAACAGCGGAGAACCGGGACAAGCCATCGGGTTGTCCATCGACTCGCTCGCCACACGACATCCGACGTGGGTACATTACTCACGTCAGTAGTGAGGGAGTCCCACCGCGAGTCCTGAGCGATCGCGTCGACGCCGAACCGGGAACAGTAAAAAAGTATTACAACAAGAACGACGACGAAGAAAAGATGCAAGCTCGTAAAGAGCTCATAGAGCGCATCATGCAGGACGAAGAAGAGGTTAACTACTAG